The genome window AGTCGGTGCCACCAGTCGTTGCGCATTGAATATTTGTTTGGTCCGTTCCCCTTCTTCTCCGACTGCTGACCTCGGGCACTTTGATGACCGGGCCACCACCTCAGTACCCCTCTATTACACCCTCTTTGCCTCCGCGCATATGACTCCACCCCTTCTCGTGGAAGGCGTGTATCTCCCCTCTTTTCCGCTATTCCCTCGATGGATATATATTCAAATGTATGTGTGTTCCTGACGGGAGGGCGTCTCGCTTGAGAGCATCGTCACATCTTTTACAATTTTACTTATGATTTtacttcatcttcttcttcttactGCGATTTTGATATGCATTCTTATGTAAACTATTATTATTCCAGGTTTCCTCACTCTTTTCAAATGTCTTCTGCTCGTCGTTGCCTTTTCGGTCGTCCGACGCCCGAGCAACGCTCCAGGACTCGAATTTGGCTTGAAGATGCTGTTAAGCGCATGCGCCAGGAAGAAAGCCAGAAATGGGGATTCGACTTTGAACTGGAGACTCCCCTCCCAAGCTCTGCTGGATTCGTTTATGAAGTTATTCCAGAGAATTGTGTTCCGGAGTTCTACAggtaattgaattttataaatttttcatagttatTTTACTAaacagtttcatttttcagaaccaaAGTTCTCACTGTCAGAACCACATGCTCATCGCTGGACATCAGCTCAACGACTTTGACTCCATTGAGCTCTCCGAGCACATCTGATAAGGAGGAGCCCTCGCTGATGGATCCCAACAGCTCGTTCGAAGATGAAGAGGAACCGAAGAAGTGGCAATTCAGAGAGCCACCAACTCCACGGAAGACCCCAACAAAGCGTCAGCAGAAGATGACCGACTTCATGGCAGTTTCCCGTAAGAAGAATTCGTTGTCTCCAAACAAGCTGTCTCCGGTGAATGTGATCTTCACTCCAAAATCTCGTCGTCCAACGATCAGAACTCGATCTTCATGCTCTCCATACTAGAGGTttcattttgacttttttttgcccaattcCACGGGTTGAATCTAATCATTTGATTATCTCCTCGACAGTTTCTGAGTCTCTCTTAATTGTTCAACTAGTCATGTTTCCACAAATGTTTTATTGTTTGTTCCAAAAGCCCTGTGATCCATGTTTAGGAACTCTGTAACTCTTTTTTCCCATTGCCATTTGTTTTAAACAactcaaagaaaaataaaccctttgaaattattttaagaacTGTATTCTGGTGTTTTCTTCaacttataaaaaaaaagacgaataGAAACTGGCACACGGTGCAGTTCCATTGGTAACTTCAGCAAAGAATATACTGAAATCACGAAAAGTGGTACAATTCCGcgcataattttgaaacttctaaCATTCTTCATTAACTTCAAACTTCAAACATTCTGTAAATGTTGTAAGATCAAATAAATCTTTCCCGGTTCACCCACTGCCACCCAAATAGACATTGCGTGAAGATTGCGTGAATTTTAGGTAGCTACCAGCCGGATTAGGCTTCTCTAATTCAAATTGAGTAATATGGAACGTTTATGAGTATATGCTAATAATAAATAAGCATGTTTGATTACTAATTACATAACACCAAGTCATCATATCAATGGACCTTCTCTAGTCCcataaatcatttttattgcaTAACTTTTTCTGAGAGTACATTATCAACATCGTCCTCCTCCCTTTTCTTATATTTTATGTGCTATTCAACCCAGAAAGACAGTTCCCCACGAGAAGACCTTGGAACGGACTTTTTATTGCGGTTTGCATTCAATCTCCGAGTAGACATTTTGAAGAGGGAACGGGAGGGCTATTACGTGGCGTGGAGGGGCACTACGTCCCTCTCCGGGATCGTTCGATGATCGATGGAGAAGAACAGAAATTTATGTGACGTGGATAGAGAGATGGAGCTAGTGGTTTGGAGTAATGAGTTATGTGGTTTTAAAGTGAAAGAATTGAATAAAAGGGGAATTGAAATAGCTcttcaaaacgttttgaaatggatcaacaatttctgaaaactttcttCTGTAAAGAATCTCTATATATATTTTCCGTAagaaattgttcatttttaaattttttctaaaactaattctctaaatttttaatgtagtGTGTTGTCAACGGAGAATACTGTATATCATCGAATGGTATTGCACCCTACTACTTTTATTATATTAAAGTtatcattaaataataaattacgaaactatagaaaaaacaaataataaatattttgacatttgacaatttttttataagacaaACGGCAACTGAGACATAAACCGTTTCAGTTTAACAATATGGTGCAATagtaatagaagaaatacggtatgtgCTTTCtaccaaaatatattttttgcagtctTTCGTTTggtagaaattcaaatttgtgcTCCAATTCCCCATTCATTATATTCATTGAATATTCTGTGAATAGGTATGTCCGTTAAACAATAGTGAGTTGAATAACCTCCTGTGGATTAGTGTTGGCATGCCATCTCGCTCCGCTGGATGACCTCTCTCAATCCGGTCAAGAGTGGGACATGGTCCGTATGCAATCGATCCTCACACATTGTAACGTTCGCGTGAAGAATGGGGAAAGAAGGAGACCTATGTGTGCACAGATGTGTCAAATACGCACTTAAACGTTGTTTGGAACAGTTCTCAATCTGTTCCTACCCTCTCTCAACCAGCTGGTACCAATTGCAATCCAGAAATAAAAGAGTGAGAAAATGAAGTGATGGTGGTCGATAAAGTGACGCCTGATTTACGGTTGCG of Caenorhabditis elegans chromosome II contains these proteins:
- the cki-1 gene encoding Cyclin-dependent kinase inhibitor 1 (Confirmed by transcript evidence), translated to MSSARRCLFGRPTPEQRSRTRIWLEDAVKRMRQEESQKWGFDFELETPLPSSAGFVYEVIPENCVPEFYRTKVLTVRTTCSSLDISSTTLTPLSSPSTSDKEEPSLMDPNSSFEDEEEPKKWQFREPPTPRKTPTKRQQKMTDFMAVSRKKNSLSPNKLSPVNVIFTPKSRRPTIRTRSSCSPY